The DNA window TGGTAGAGTCCAACCACAGTCTCATTCAGAGGATCCTTGTTCTTTACCAGCCAGTTGTTGATATTATAATCAACAGTTCCAGCATAATGCATCAGGGCAAAATGGGCCTCTGGTTTTCCTTTGACAATTCTGGGCTTCTGGAAGTTATTTGATTTGCCCAGGTGGTTGTCATAGAGCTTAGCTTTAAAGGTTGCATCAGAGGCTTTGGGGAACATGCACTCCTCTTCAAGGATGGAC is part of the Plectropomus leopardus isolate mb unplaced genomic scaffold, YSFRI_Pleo_2.0 unplaced_scaffold94236, whole genome shotgun sequence genome and encodes:
- the LOC121940799 gene encoding myosin-7-like, coding for MFVLEQEEYKKEGIEWTFIDFGMDLQACIDLIEKPMGIMSILEEECMFPKASDATFKAKLYDNHLGKSNNFQKPRIVKGKPEAHFALMHYAGTVDYNINNWLVKNKDPLNETVVGL